The Deltaproteobacteria bacterium genome contains the following window.
CCCTTTTGCTGGATCAGTCCGCCGTAAATCCCGACATTGCCGCTCTCGGCGACGATCCGGCCCAGGTTTATCGCCCTGTCTTCAGGGGCGCTGATCACAACGGATATGTCGGGATCAAGGGAATCGACAAGGTATACGCTATGCCCTGCCGCAAGGATCACATCACCTTTGGGAGAATTGATAATCCCGCTGTTCTCGACATCCGGCGCTATCAGGTATACCTTTCCCCCCTCGGGTGTTGTTATGGCGCCCTGGTTCTGAATAGGCCCGGCAAAGGCCCCTGCGGTGAAGTTATATTTTCCGGCCAGAAAATCCTGATTGCTGATGTTCAGCGTCGAAGCAACAAGCCCGTTCACATCGATCCGTGCACCCTGGCCGAAGAGTATACCGTTGGGGTTAATGAGAAATACCCTGCCGTTGGATTGCAACATGCCGAGAATCCGGGAGGGGTCCTGGCCGATTACCCGGTTCAGGACGGCGCTTGTGCTGCTCTGCTGGATGAAGCGCACGGCCTCATTGGTATTGATCGAAAAGCGCTGCCAGTTGATGATCGAATTGGGGCTGTTGGTGATCGTGAGGTTGTTGCCCTGGGTATTCATGCTAACCTGTCCGTTCACAACCTGCTGCCCGGCAGGAAGGGCAAAAACTGTGCTTGCGCTGAAGAAAATCAATGTGATTAAAGAAACAAGCTTATTGGCTGTCAGGAAAAGCCTCCTTTTTCTGCACCGATTTGCTTTCATTTTACACTCCTTCACGAATATGCCATTCATTAAAACAATATACTTGCCGACAAATGCCAGACATTGCTCCATCGTGCTGTGTTCTCATCGGGGGGATCAACCACGAAGCCGCAATCAGCCGAGAGGGAGAATCTTTTACCATCCGTTATGCGCAAGCCTGGACCAATGCCGGCAATTTCAGTGCTGACCGTCTCGCCCGGCAAAGGGTCTTTGCGGGAAACATACCCTCTGTCATAAAACACCAGTATGCGGGACTGAAAAGCACTGACATTAAACAACTTGCACAGGTCCGGAGAGTATATCTCGAAACTCCCAGAATATCCCCGATCGTTGGAGAACTCCCTCTCCTGAAAACCACGGACAGAGTTCGCTCCGCCAATCCCATACTGTTCACCCGGCACAAGCGGGTCATTGGTATATTGCCCGTTAAATACCGCACGTACCTGCCAGTCGCCGCCAGGGGCATACCCTAAATTCACGCCATATCGCAGCATATTGTAACTCCGCCGGGCGCCGGTTCGGGCATTTTCGAAATCCTCTGCACCGTCTCTCCCGTCCCAACTGCCCGCCAGATTTTGTATGCCCATCAGATAAAGGCCGGCATTGACTTTTGAAAAAGTCAATGTCCCGGCGTACGTCAGGCTGAGGGGATGCACCGTGACATTATTACCCAGTTGGAACCCAATAAATTCTACATTGTTTTCATAAGCCCGGTAATCCAGGCCCAAGGTTACCTTATGTTCATAAATGCCGATCCTGGTGAGATTCTGGTTGTAATGCAAACCCAGTATTGTTCCCTTGCCGCTTACGTCCATATTATATGAGGACACGTTTATCGTCCCGGAATTCACATTCGAATGGGCGCCGATCAGGTCTATGGACGACCCTAATGAATAGAACGGCGCATGATAACCGATGCTGTAAATATTGACATCTTTCAGATTCTCCGGAGAGGTAATATATTGAAGTGTCAGGAGATGATCCAGGTTGAAGACATTGGCATGCTGCAAGAGGAAGCCCATGCGCGATCGGCCGGTCTGCTTGTCTCCCGTGTTGTCCGCGGTAATACCTGCCTTCCAGGGCTTCTCATCCTTCACCGTAAGGTTCGCGTCAATTTCGGTTTCCTTTTTGTCGCTGTTTTTCAGTTGCAGGTCTATCTTTTTTGCAGGGTTCTCATTCGCAAGCTTGATACTGCGAGATACGGCATTGATATTGGGAGTCTCGCCCTGACGCAGCCCCGGCAAACTGCCAAGAATATTCTCCCGGTTAAAAAAACGGTTCCCCTTAATATTAATGTTTCCTATACGGTTCTCAATGACTTTCAGGCGAACAACACCTTTTTCCAACTCCTGCTCCGGCAGCATCACCGCGACCATGGTAAAGCCGCGGTTACGGTAGGCTTTTTCAAGCTCCTCAATCGCCTCCTGCACCGTACCAAAATCTTTCTCTATGCCGGTAAAGGGGGAAAGGATAGCTTCAAGTTTGTCAGCGGCAATAAGCGTATTCCCTTCCACCTGGTAACGCATGATAGAAAAGCGAGGTATCGCATCCCGGCTATCTTCGGCGGCAAAAGAGACAGAGGCAATCAACAGAAAAATCCCAATAAATACAAGATGGACTATGCGTATCATGTGTGCTCCATTCTTAATGGCAGCTTTTTAATGCTGCTTTCGTCATCACTTATACAATTCTTCTTTCTTTTAGCTTCATTCATTAATGTTACAGATAGGTGGATTTTTATCATACCGTGTGTCTCTTTACAAGATTATTCCTGTTAAAACAAACAAAAACTCGTGATCAGAATCATATAAATTTTTCTTGTTAAATTCTGATCCAAAGCAGGGTTAGTCCTAATACCTGCCGAGATAACCCGCTATCTCCTCGATCCCGGAAATGGCTTTCGGCGTCAGCCTGTACAGTGATTCACTCGTGTAATAGACACGTCCTTTCTTGACGGCGTCGAGACTGCCCAATCTTTTCAAGAAACCCTTTGACGTTTCCCTGGTCATCGGACCTTGCCCCATAAAGATAACATCGGGAGATCGCCGGATTACCTCCTCAATAGAATATTTTGGGTAAGGTGAAGCAGTATCGGAGGCGATATTTTGTAATCCTAAGAGTTTTAGGGCGTCATCAATGACCGTGTTCGTTCCTGCGACAATTAATGGTTCTGCTTGAATTATGAAAATCGCCTTTTTCTTAAGATAGCGGGGAGGGGATTTCTGAATCTTCCTTTCGTACTTACGAATCGCTGTCTCAATCCTGTCCGCCCGTTTGGAGGCCCGATCTTTTATACCGAGTACGATTCCTAAATCGCGGATTCCCTGCGGAAGCTCCGTAAGGCGTTTAGCCCTGAATACATACGTTTTAATATTGAGTTTCGTTAACCTATTTCGGATTTCTATCGGATTCCCATCGTCGATCATAACAACCAGATCAGGTTTCATAGCGATGATGGCTTCGATAGATGGATTCGAATAACCGCCGATTTTCGGTTTATCGAGCGCCTGCGGCGGATAGTCGCAAAAGGTGGTAACTGCCGCAATCCGGTCTCCGAGGCCAAGATCGTAGAGGATCTCTGTAACAGAGGGGGCCAGGGAAACAATTCTTTCCGGCGGTGCGGGAAAAACGGTACCGGAAAGAGTAATCCATAACAACGTTGCCAGAAAGCAAATCCTCATCATTCTCATGATATATTTCTCCCCATCCTTCAGGCGGCCCAGCCTATCAAAAATACACCTGATAACATGATGATAGTTCCCATAATTTTCTCCGCGATTTTTTCTTCCTTAAACCACAGTGCGCCGTACAGAACTCCGAAGAGAATGCTGGTACGTTTCAGCGATATCATGTAGGCGACATTTGTCATCGATATAGCCAGCATATGGCTAAAGATCGCTATGGACACAATTGCACCGAGAATCAAACCGATAAGAGGCTTTTTAATCATATTTTTTAAAGGTTCGGCTTTCACTGCCACGGGAATAAAAGCAATCATTACCATAGTGAGGGCTACGTTGTAAATGATGCCGAAAAAATAGGGATTGGAATGAATGATGGCAAGCTTGCCGATGGTTGATGTGAAAGCATAGATAAAGGAAACGAACAACATCAGACGTGATCCCGGTTCTTTGAATATAGCCTTCAGGGGGCCCAGGAGCCCGTACTCAGTCTTTGAAAGATTGAGAGAATATGCCCCTGCTATAATTAGGATTATTCCGCAGAGTCCACCGGGACTGATTTTTTCACCTAAAATTATCCATCCCGTTACAATGATGAACCCGGGGGTAAAAGCTAAAAACGGTACTGTCAGAGACAGGGGTGAAACCTTAAGGGCCTTCATGTAGCAATAAAACGCTAATGCCTCCATAGGCAAACCAATGAGTACACAGAGCCAGAATGTTGTATCGGGGATGATCCAGGGTATAAAAAAAAGGGCTGTCAAGAGCCAGGGCAGAGCGTAACCCAACCGGATGAGCCCCATCATATAGGGTGACTGATCAGAGAAATATTTTTTTGTGACGGCGTCTGATGTGGCCAGACCGAGAGCGGCAAGTAAAGAAAGAAAAAACCATGACACAGGGTAACATCCCTTTTAATCCGTTTGCGGCTTATACGAGAGTATTATCTTTGTACCTGCCCCGGTGTCGGCTGTGTCCACTTATTCGTACTTCCATCATAAAACCACTTATCGGGGAATCCACGGCGCTTTATATACGTGGGTTTCTTTGCCCACGTAATGAGTTCCATATAAGCCTGGTGGATTTTTCTGAAGGTCGCGGTATCGCCTCCGATATCAGGATGGTGTATCTTTGCCTGGCGCCGGTAGGCGTCTTTTATGTCCTTCTGTAATTCAGCGGCTTTCAACGCTGATTTGTCAAGTTTTAGGTGAGACAAGTAAGCTGCTTTAATGGAAGGAACTTTTAACATTGTCGGTTTGACAGAAAGCACCTGTGCATTATTCCTGACGGCTTGTTCAAGTACATGGTTTGAGGCTACGTATCTTTTATTTGTTCGTTTTTTTTCCGCCCACCAAATATTCCCTAACATATCGGCCATCGTGCTGAAGTCTTCAGCAGGTTTTTTTCCGGGGGATCGTGGATAGAAAAAGCTAAATATCTCCTCGGAGCCATAGGGGAGCATGTCCATAATAATCATGACATCGGAAAAATAAAATGTTGCATACTTTGTGTTCAGTGCTTTTATTAAACCTGTTCTTACGTCCAACTTATAAAGGAGCCGTTTCCGGCATTCCAGGGAACAGTACCTACGCCTGCCGATAGTTACAACATTACCGCAGGCAAGACATCTGTATGTTTTCCTGCCGTTTGGCTCGATTATATTTCTAACGATTAATTGGTCCATAATGACGTCATCAGTAAGAGAGTAAAATTTTGCCCCTCAAGTATTACAGAAATGGATCAATGTCAATGCATTCCATTTTTCATCTTGCTTCAAACTGTATTATTATAATAAAAGAATGGGAATAATGATACATTATTTGGGGAAATATCTCACACCATTTAGTAGGACAGGCGGGACGCCTGTCCTACCGTTTACGCAGGTTGGGCGTCTCGCCCGACACTATGTATTGTTTGAAAACGAATTGGTGTAAGTTATCGTGCCGCTTTGTAAATGTTTCTCTCAAGGGATGAGTACATGAAAATTCTGACCGCATTCATTTTTTTTGCTACTCTCTTCAGTACATTTCCCAATGCTGCGCTATCGGAGGTTATCGTCTATGACGTCGTAGCGCTGAGGGGTAAGGAGGTCATGGTCAGAGCCGAGACTCGGGGAACATTCTTCGGCAAAGGTGGGGAGGTTGTGGACTTCATTATTGATGGAAAGTCTATCGGAAAGAACCTTTCCGGCAGAGATGGATTTGCAGTCAAGCGCTTTGTGCCGGTAAAAACAGGTCAGTATAAAATACACGTAAGATCCGGCGATGATAAAGACAGCGGGCTCCTCCTGGCGCTGGAGAGAAAGACGAAAATTGTTTTTATTGATGTTGAGGGCAGTTTGCTGGAAGGGCCATTTGTAGGAAACGCAAAACCCGGAAGCAATAAGGCCATAAAAAAAATCCATAAGAAATTTCCGATAGTTTTTCTCCAGAAAGGTTATCTTAGTGTGAGAACCGTTAGATCATGGCTGAAGAAAAATGACTTTCCCGATGCACCTGTACTGCCTTGGAGTCAGGGCGAAGTATTTAAAGAAATCAGCGAAAAAGGTTTGAAAATTAAGGCGATAGTCGGGGGGGCGGAGGTGATTGGATCCGCACAGATGTATAAACCGCTTGCCTTTAGTTTTGATTCAGTTGAGGAAGCGGAGGTTGTTGAAGGTTGGGAGGAGATTGAAAAAAAGCTGAAATAGAGTGCAGTTCTTGCGATGGCATTCCACTGAACACGACCGGAGGACGGCGCCGGAGAAATTGCAGTCTTCACATTCAGAGAGATGCACTCCCTATGGCTGCTCTTAGGGCATGCACCCTGGCGCCTATATCGGGAGCTCCAACAATTTCTGTCACAAGCGCGATACATCCGGCTCCCCTCCGATATACCTCGGCTATATTGTGCTCTTTGATTCCGCCGATGGCCACAAACGGTAACCTGATATTTCTCACAACATAATCAAGGTATTCCAGTCCCACCGGGGCGCACACGTCTTTCTTGGTATTCGTAGCAAAGATGGGACCGACCCCTATATAATCAACGCCCAACCGTACTGCGGCCTCGGCCTGGGCGGGAGAATGCGTAGAAAGACCGATGAACATTTCCCCCCCCACCAGTTTCCTGACTTTTTCCGGGGGTAAGTCATCCTGGCCCAGGTGCACCCCGTCCGCATCCGCCAACAAGGCAAGGTCGGGACGGTCGTTGACGATGAAAGTAACCCCGGCATCTCTGGTCATTTTCCTTATTATCAGGCATTCTTCGTACTGCTGCCGGTCACTCTTTTCATTTTCACGGTACTGAATGACCCTGATTCCGGAGTCAATCATCCGCGCCACCACTTCAATGTTGCTCCTGCCCAGGGAGTATTCCTCTGCCGTAATCCCATAAATATCCGCCTCAAGCAGACCGGCCAGGGACCGCCTATGTACAGTCATAATTTCCTCCGGACAAAATCTGCCAGTCTTTATATAACGGCTGGTAACCTTGGGAGTAGAGCATCCCTGCCATCTCAGATACGCTCCGCCCGTCCGATATCTCGAATTGACCGGTAGAACAATATTCCGACCGGCCGCCCACGGCGGTACAGGAACCGGCAGACATTTTAGTAGCTCCCAGTTTGACCAGGTGATCCCGCAGATCGGAACGCTCCCTGGTAGAGATGGTAATCCCGCCCCTGTGCATAAAAAGCCTGAACGCCAGCATGTATTGTAATAAGTTTCTATCACTTACCTCAACCCTGGGCTGGAATCCACCCAGGTGCGGACGCATTCGGGGCGGTGAGATGCTTACCTCAACTTCCGGAAACTTGTTCTGAAGATAGTCGGCGTGCAGTCCCGTGAAAAAAGCCTCGGTTCGCCACCGGTTCAACCCGAGCAGGGCGCCCACATTGACTGTCCTTATCCCCGCCTTGCAGGCGCGTTCCGGGGCTTCCAGGCGGTAACGGTAATTTCGTTTCGGGCCTGCCGGATGCATCTGGGCATAAACCTCCTCGTCATAAACCTCCTGGTAGACGGTTAATCCGTCCACACCCGCGGCTATCAACTCCGCATACTCGCTTTCTTCCAGCGGGTAGATTTCGATGCTGATAGACGTGAAATATCTTTTCAGGATCTCAACACATTCCTTGATATAGGAAACCGGCGAATGCTGCCTTGATTCCCCGGTGAGAATGAGAACGTGTTTCAGGCCGGTTACCGCGATAATTTCCGCTTCTTTCTCTACCTCGAGAGGAGTCAGCTTTTTCCTTTCCAGTTTGTTGTTTACCTGGAATCCACAATACACACAATGATTTACGCAATAATTGGAGAGGTAAAGCGGGGTATAAAGAAGGATCACCCTGCCGAAGTGCTGAACGGTAAGGCGGTGGGCTCTCTGGGCCATTTCCTCTAAGTAAGTTTCCGCCGCAGGGGACAGCAGTGCCAGATAATCCCGTTCATTAAGACGATATTTTGCTATAATTTTTTCGATATCGGCGCCGGCAATCCGTTCAAAAAAACCCTCGAAATTGAATGTGCCGTACCGTTGTATTTCTTCGTAGAAACTCATTAATGAGTAATCCCTTACCTTATGTCAAGCTACATCTCTGTACTAACCGTCAAGGAAGTTGAATTAAGCCTCTCAAAATCCCCCCAACCCCCTTTACTAAAGGGGGAGCAGGAGTAGTTATAATTCCCCCCTTTGACAAAGGGGGGTCTGGAATTTGGTCCCCCCTTTGTCAAAAGGGGGGAAAGGGGGATTTCTTAAACTCTTCAAGAATCCCTCAAAAATCCCGTAAGCGGTGAAGATGCCCGGGCAATGTCCATGATTTCCCCCGGCCCTGACAGGAAGGCCATGCGTCCGGCTTCAACGGCCATGCCGAAGGCCCTGGCCATGGCCACCGGATTACCGGCTGTGGCTATGGCGGTGTTCACCAGCACTGCCGCCACACCCATTTCCATGGCCTCCGCCGCCTCGGAGGGGCGCCCGATTCCGGCGTCCACAATGATGGGGAGAGAAATCTCTTCCACCAAGATCCTCACCATCTCCTTGGTTCTGAGCCCGCGGTTGCTGCCGATGGGAGAACCCAGGGGCATCACCGCAGCCGCACCTGCGTCAACCAGCTTCTTTGCCGCCGTCAGGTCCGGACTCATATAGGGCAGCACCACAAAACCTTCCGCAGCCAGTATTTCGGTGGCTTTAATTGTCTCGAAATTATCCGGAAGCAGGTACCTGTTGTCGGTGATTACTTCAATCTTGACCCAGTTGCCGCAACCGGCAGCTCTGGCCAGTCTGGCGATCCGGACCGCTTCCTGGGCATTCCTGGCCCCCGAGGTGTTGGGCATCAGGATGCAGTCCTTGGGCACAAATGCGGCAATATTCTCCTCCTCGAATTCCATGTCTACCCGCCTTAACGCCACGGTTACTACCTGCGCCCCCGAGGCCTTGACAACTTCGGGGATCAATTTGTTGGAAGAAAACTTGCCGGTTCCCAGAAAAAGCCTGCTGGTTAATTCCCGGTCTCCGATCTTTAAAATGTCACTCACTGGCTTAACCTCCTCCCACAAACCTCAAAATCTCCAACCGGTCATTTTCTTTCAGAGCTATATCGGTCCACTCTCCCTTCTTAATCAGATCGTGGTTGTATTCCACAATAACTGCATCGGGATTTAGACTTTTTAATGCAATGAGACCGGCCACCGTTGCACCTTCTTCAATAATTTCTTTTTTGCCGTTTAAGGTAATTTTCAAAGAGTCACCTCCAAGAAGAGATTCATAAAAAAAAGCCTACCGCCAAGGGTAAGCTTTCTGATCATTTAATTGCCATTGACTGTTTAAGTCAATCGGCAATACAGCTTCTGCTTCCCTACGATGGCATTACCCATATCAGGTTCAGAGGGTTGAGATTATTCTCTCTCAGCCTTGCAGCACCCCAAAGCTAAACTATTCACTTTTAGGGTATTTATATTTTATATGCAGATGGTTGTCAAGATGGAAATGCATTGATTTGGAATGACTGAAAAATGGTGTAAAAAATAAGGGATATCCGTGAAATATTAGTATTCCAACAGGATATCCCCTACTGTGGATTTGTCTATAATTGACTGACGGCAAGGCCTCTTATTTTGTTTTTTCTGCAGGAGCAGCGGGGGCTTCTTCTTTAGGCGTTGCCTCCGCTACTTTACCTTTATCTGCTTTCTCTTTTTCAGTCGAAACAGCGGCTTTTTCTTCAGGCTTTGCCTTATCCACTGCTAATTCCTTGATTTTTTCTTCCTGAGCCTTGATCTTGTCGGCCATATCCTTTATCTGCTGTTTCGTGGAGTCAATATTCCCATTAGCCTTGATCCGATCGCCCTGCAGGTCGTTTTTCTTCAACTTCAAACTGGTGAGCGCCTTGATATTGTCTTCTTTTTTACCGAGGCCGGGCGTCGCATCAATAGCCTCCTGCTTTACGATGTCGTAATCGAGGCTTGCGTCCTTCAGGTCAATGTTAACCAGTTCTTCCTCATATTCGGCTAACTTTTTCTGCTTTACAGCCAGTTCAGTTTTCAATTGCGCCAGCTTCAGTTTCTCTTCAGCGACCTTGACCGCAAACTCAGCCTTGGGGAATCCACCCCGTTTGTCTTCCGGGACCTTCGCTACGATTTTCGGATCAACGTTTGAGGTGATCGATGTCACCTTCGCGGAGATCGAACCCGTGAGTTCATCCATCGTCGCACAACCGGTAAATGCAAATGTAATCACCAGTAAAAAGATAATTGCTGTTTTCTTCATCGCCTGTCCTCCATCAAAGCTGTATTTGCCGATCCTTATGAGTGAAACCCGTCATTTTACTGCGGGCAGTGTAAGGAAAAGTAAAGTGAGTGTCAAGAAAAAATGACCACATTAATACAACTCATACCTGAGGAGACGGCATTCAATCGGCCCATTGAATAACACAAACCGACGTGATGCCTTGAGGCCGATGTGTTTGGCCAGTTCCATATTCCCGGTCAATACAAAGCCTGTCCATCCCCGGCAACGCTGCTTCATTATATCACCAATCTGACGATAAAGATCCTTGAGCTTCTCAACATCACCCAACCTCTTGCCGTAAGGGGGGTTCATTATCACGACTCCTTTATCACCTTCCGGCGTAAACTCATCCAGGGCCGAATGAAAGAAGTATATCTGCCCTTCAAAACCTGCTGCATCAGCGTTGCGGCGTGCCAGTGCAAGCGCACGGCTATCCTGGTCATATCCCGTAATGAGCCCGACAGGCAGCTTCTGAATACCCTTTTCAGCATCAGCCAAAATCAGATCCCATAATCCGGCGTCGAAATCCAGCCAGCGCTGGAAACCAAATGACCGGTTGCGCCCCGGAGCCACCCGTCCTGCAAAAAAACCTGCTTCAATGGGAATGGTACCCGATCCGCACATGGGATCAGCCAGGGGCATTGTGCCGTCCCAACCGGTCAGGGCAATAATGGCAGATGCCAAGGTCTCCCGCAGGGGAGCCTCAGTGCGCTCAAGACGATAGCCGCGACGATCAAGCGCATCGCCGGAACTGTCCAAAGATACCGTACAGACATTTTTTGCCAAATGAATATTTATACGAACATTCGGTGATGATGTGTTCACGTTGGGACGGGTGCCACAATGCTTGCGAATACGATCGACAATGGCATCCTTGGTCTTGAGAGCGACAAATCCCGAATGGGTGATGGCCGAATCCCGTAACGTACAGTCCACTGCAAGCGTCATGGAGGGCCTTATTAAATCATGCCAGACAATGCCGTGCACACCGGCGTAGAGGTCCTCAGGCGATGCACAGGGAAACGTGGCCATAGTTACCAATATCCGACTGGCGGTACGCAACCAGAGATTGGCACGATACAGACCGGCATGGTCGGTAACAAATGACACACCGCCTCGTCCTGCGCTTGCTCCCTGAATATCCAGAGCCTGTAACTCGGCTGCGGCGATCTCTTCGGCTCCTCGCGGTACTGCTGCAAAGCAGTTCATTGATGTTTTCCGTTCACTGGCCGGACGTGCAACACGCCTTATCACACGCTTTTTTTCAGTCATCTCCTTGCTCCTGTCTTTCTGGTACATATTCCTCCAACAGTTGCCGGAATTCCTCTACTGTCTCTCTGTTATCAATCACATTACGCCCTTAGCGTTCTTTCTCAGCCGGCCGCATCTGATTTTCATTTTTTAATGAGAACTTGCTTTTTTGTTGTGGAAGTATAAGCGGGAGTTCGTTCGAAGCACTTGAAAAGGGTGCCGTCATAAGTGTTGATGAAGGGCTCATCCGAGTACGGTACCTGCCAATACAGTCAATATCGGCTTAATCAGAAACAGCTACCGATTATCATGCTTTCTCTTAATAAGTGGCTGTTATCCCCCAATTTTCTTGAGGGTCATTCCTTGTTTTTCTTCCTAATTCGCGCTCTTCCAGGCTCTAAAACAGTAAAGCTGCCGTCAAGTTCTGTAGCATGTCCCCCAAGCAGATCGATCACGGCTGCAACCATTGAGGAGCGCATGCTCGCCGGATAGCGGATTAGCAGTACGCCCGTTATCGCATGTTGATGCGCAAAAACCCACTCACCAAAATCCTTGTCTTCCGTTATCAATAGCCGGTTTTCCGCCACCGCCAATTCCAATACCGCTTCATCTGGTAATGATGGGGATATTTCGGCGATTGCATTGACGGAATAGCCTACTGTCCGCAGTGCGCGAATGACGGAAAAATCGCAACTTTCGTCTGCCAAAATACTCAATGGTTTTGTATTCAATCGGCAGTGCCTGTCTTTAAAAAGATAGTTGTTTCATTGCGGATCATATCGGCGGCGTAAATCAACGCCGCCTGGATGGCTTCTTTCGACAGATTTGGATAAGCATCCAGTAAATCTTCAAAAGAGGCGCCTTCACCCAATTTTCTTACGATGAGGTCGACAGGTATCCTGGTCCCTTTGATGACGGGTTTCCCCAGCATCACTTCCGGTTTGGTCTCTATCATGTCATGGGCATTCATAACATCCCTCCATTATTGGTTATTATGATACCATAAATTTAGATTCAGGACACTTGTTTCTTTACCGAAAAAAGGAAACATCATGCCGCGACATGGAGCGATCAGGTGATATCCTCAATGAAACCATAAAAGACTCTCGCCTCCGGATCCAGATATAGCTGAGAATGATTTTATGTCCCGCTTGGGGATTGGGAGAAAAACCTTCCCCTTTTGGCGATGACTTTAGTCTGATCTTTTATGCACAAAGGATTCGAGGGGTCGAGGATTCAGGGATTCGATAGTAGTTGAGAAGAAGTTCTTCCTTGAATCCTTAAATCCTTAGCAATTCAAAAATAGTTATGACAATCATCATATGGTGATATTTCATTTTTGGTTCATCCGGTTGATGCGTATTTCTTTGACGTCTTAGTAAAATCTATGTATATACAGCCACTTTAAAATCAATTTTCCAGATCAAATATGCGGAGGGTCCGATCGCTATGGTTCAAAAAGATAGGTTTTGGCTGTTGCTCTGTGTATTCATTTTGGGTGCATTTATTTTTGTATATCCTGCTTTTGCGGAGGTTAAAGTCTTCGAACAGGAAGTCGAGGAGTCTGTCAGCCGGGGACAGAGTCAGGAGCAGGTGGAAGCATTCGCTCTCCAGAAGGCCAAGCGCCTCGCCGTAGAGGAGGCGGGGACCTATATCTCCTCCCTGACGGTAGTCAGGAATTATCAGCTCCAGTCAGACGAAGTGACCGCCCTCGCCTCTGGCGTCGTCCAGGCGAAAATTGTAGGCATTCCCGCCGTACGGGTGGAAAACGGTGTCGTCCACGTCAAGGTGAAGGCCCGGATCGATGTGGATACGAGTATCCTTGACCGCCAGGTACAGGAGATCATGAAGGAGAAGGGTACCCTGAAGAAGCTGGAGAAGGAGCGAAAGAAGAACAAGGAACTGGAAGAAAAACTGGCCAATCTGAAGAGTTCCGAGGTGAAGCGACTGGAGGAACTGAACACCCAAGCCCTGGCCCTGGAGCGGGAGCGGGATCGCCAGCGCCTCTTCCGGGAAGAGCAGGCGATCAAAGCAAGAGGCGAGCTGAGCAATGCCGAGGCGGACCGCTTCAAAAAGGAGCGGGAGATGCTGGATCGGATCAACCGGACCCTGGCGGAACAGGAGAAAGCAAAACGGGATGAGGCGACTGCCCTGGCCG
Protein-coding sequences here:
- the thiE gene encoding thiamine phosphate synthase — translated: MTVHRRSLAGLLEADIYGITAEEYSLGRSNIEVVARMIDSGIRVIQYRENEKSDRQQYEECLIIRKMTRDAGVTFIVNDRPDLALLADADGVHLGQDDLPPEKVRKLVGGEMFIGLSTHSPAQAEAAVRLGVDYIGVGPIFATNTKKDVCAPVGLEYLDYVVRNIRLPFVAIGGIKEHNIAEVYRRGAGCIALVTEIVGAPDIGARVHALRAAIGSASL
- a CDS encoding DnaJ domain-containing protein, giving the protein MDQLIVRNIIEPNGRKTYRCLACGNVVTIGRRRYCSLECRKRLLYKLDVRTGLIKALNTKYATFYFSDVMIIMDMLPYGSEEIFSFFYPRSPGKKPAEDFSTMADMLGNIWWAEKKRTNKRYVASNHVLEQAVRNNAQVLSVKPTMLKVPSIKAAYLSHLKLDKSALKAAELQKDIKDAYRRQAKIHHPDIGGDTATFRKIHQAYMELITWAKKPTYIKRRGFPDKWFYDGSTNKWTQPTPGQVQR
- a CDS encoding EamA family transporter, which encodes MSWFFLSLLAALGLATSDAVTKKYFSDQSPYMMGLIRLGYALPWLLTALFFIPWIIPDTTFWLCVLIGLPMEALAFYCYMKALKVSPLSLTVPFLAFTPGFIIVTGWIILGEKISPGGLCGIILIIAGAYSLNLSKTEYGLLGPLKAIFKEPGSRLMLFVSFIYAFTSTIGKLAIIHSNPYFFGIIYNVALTMVMIAFIPVAVKAEPLKNMIKKPLIGLILGAIVSIAIFSHMLAISMTNVAYMISLKRTSILFGVLYGALWFKEEKIAEKIMGTIIMLSGVFLIGWAA
- the thiH gene encoding 2-iminoacetate synthase ThiH; this translates as MSFYEEIQRYGTFNFEGFFERIAGADIEKIIAKYRLNERDYLALLSPAAETYLEEMAQRAHRLTVQHFGRVILLYTPLYLSNYCVNHCVYCGFQVNNKLERKKLTPLEVEKEAEIIAVTGLKHVLILTGESRQHSPVSYIKECVEILKRYFTSISIEIYPLEESEYAELIAAGVDGLTVYQEVYDEEVYAQMHPAGPKRNYRYRLEAPERACKAGIRTVNVGALLGLNRWRTEAFFTGLHADYLQNKFPEVEVSISPPRMRPHLGGFQPRVEVSDRNLLQYMLAFRLFMHRGGITISTRERSDLRDHLVKLGATKMSAGSCTAVGGRSEYCSTGQFEISDGRSVSEMAGMLYSQGYQPLYKDWQILSGGNYDCT
- a CDS encoding BamA/TamA family outer membrane protein; translation: MIRIVHLVFIGIFLLIASVSFAAEDSRDAIPRFSIMRYQVEGNTLIAADKLEAILSPFTGIEKDFGTVQEAIEELEKAYRNRGFTMVAVMLPEQELEKGVVRLKVIENRIGNINIKGNRFFNRENILGSLPGLRQGETPNINAVSRSIKLANENPAKKIDLQLKNSDKKETEIDANLTVKDEKPWKAGITADNTGDKQTGRSRMGFLLQHANVFNLDHLLTLQYITSPENLKDVNIYSIGYHAPFYSLGSSIDLIGAHSNVNSGTINVSSYNMDVSGKGTILGLHYNQNLTRIGIYEHKVTLGLDYRAYENNVEFIGFQLGNNVTVHPLSLTYAGTLTFSKVNAGLYLMGIQNLAGSWDGRDGAEDFENARTGARRSYNMLRYGVNLGYAPGGDWQVRAVFNGQYTNDPLVPGEQYGIGGANSVRGFQEREFSNDRGYSGSFEIYSPDLCKLFNVSAFQSRILVFYDRGYVSRKDPLPGETVSTEIAGIGPGLRITDGKRFSLSADCGFVVDPPDENTARWSNVWHLSASILF
- a CDS encoding helical backbone metal receptor, which encodes MRMMRICFLATLLWITLSGTVFPAPPERIVSLAPSVTEILYDLGLGDRIAAVTTFCDYPPQALDKPKIGGYSNPSIEAIIAMKPDLVVMIDDGNPIEIRNRLTKLNIKTYVFRAKRLTELPQGIRDLGIVLGIKDRASKRADRIETAIRKYERKIQKSPPRYLKKKAIFIIQAEPLIVAGTNTVIDDALKLLGLQNIASDTASPYPKYSIEEVIRRSPDVIFMGQGPMTRETSKGFLKRLGSLDAVKKGRVYYTSESLYRLTPKAISGIEEIAGYLGRY